In Maniola hyperantus chromosome 20, iAphHyp1.2, whole genome shotgun sequence, the following are encoded in one genomic region:
- the LOC117991552 gene encoding putative phosphatidate phosphatase, producing MAFDKLMLKIILDLFVLACVSVPLLVLQLVAEPYHRGYFENDLSLMLPYKQQQISEGLLAGVGFALNVFTIIIVELVRDKQGKGVGDKFLFGNLVAGWLWESYTSIGVFTFGAACQQLTVNSAKYVIGRLRPHFFDVCRPVPVASSTLNTLGYIQDFTCTGPEADAARLTNMRLSFPSAHSSFAMYSAVFLIFYIQVKGKWRGSKLLRHGFQFAVLIGAWYVGLSRVVDHMHHWSDVAVGFAVGALYGIVVFIYVLKPKKYGPPASWETAPPEMLPRPVLSR from the exons ATGGCGTTTGACAAGTTGATGCTGAAAATTATATTGGACCTCTTTGTATTAGCATGCG TGTCAGTACCCCTGCTAGTACTACAACTGGTAGCGGAGCCGTATCACCGCGGCTACTTCGAGAATGATCTATCCCTCATGCTGCCGTACAAGCAGCAGCAAATATCTGAAGGCCTGCTGGCGGGCGTCGGCTTTGCTCTCAATGTTTTTACG ATAATAATTGTGGAATTAGTTCGGGATAAGCAAGGGAAGGGCGTAGGCGACAAGTTCCTCTTCGGGAACCTGGTGGCAGGCTGGCTCTGGGAGAGCTACACGTCCATCGGCGTGTTCACGTTCGGCGCGGCGTGCCAACAACTGACTGTGAACTCTGCTAAATACGTCATCGGCAGGCTGAGGCCGCATTTCTTTGAT gTGTGTCGACCAGTGCCAGTCGCATCATCAACCCTCAATACTCTGGGCTACATCCAGGACTTCACATGCACTGGTCCAGAGGCGGACGCGGCGCGGCTCACGAATATGCGGCTGTCCTTCCCTAGCGCGCACTCCAGCTTCGCCATGTACAGTGCTGTGTTCCTCATT TTCTACATCCAAGTGAAGGGCAAATGGCGCGGCTCCAAGCTCCTACGTCACGGCTTTCAGTTCGCAGTACTGATCGGCGCGTGGTACGTGGGGCTGTCGCGTGTGGTGGACCACATGCACCACTGGAGTGACGTAGCCGTTGGATTCGCTGTCGGAGCGCTCTATGGCATTGTTGTG TTTATCTACGTATTGAAACCAAAGAAGTACGGCCCGCCTGCATCCTGGGAAACCGCTCCACCGGAAATGTTGCCCAGACCTGTTCTGTCCCGATGA